The Lemur catta isolate mLemCat1 chromosome 6, mLemCat1.pri, whole genome shotgun sequence sequence TAACACCTATACTTTTCAGCTTTGTATCCTAAATATCTGACATAGTAGACTCTCAATCAAAGTTTGAATGAATGTAATCAAGTTGGTGCTGTTATCTTAAACTACCCAAGGTCTGGTTTCCTACCACTGTCCCTTCTCCCGTAAGTCCTGGCTTTTCGAAATCTTCTGTATCTAGAGAGCTGGTGGGAAGAAAGTGTTTTtcaatgtttcctttcttttcattgctgtcCATTTCTTATCTCTGACCTAGGGTTCCTCTATGGGGTGGAGTCCTCATCACCATTGCAGATacctttgtgtttctctttttggACAAATATGGTAAGGAGAGTGGCAATGGCGGGGTCAGTAAAAGGAGCTGCTTTATTTCATGTGGCTGCTGGGGAAGTCTGCCTTCTGTGAGCTGACTGCTGCATTGTCTCCTTTAGGCTTGCGGAAGCTAGAAGCATTTTTTGGGTTTCTTATCACTGTTATGGCCCTCACCTTTGGATATGAGGCAAGTGTTATAGGCTATATTCATTAGCTTTATAAGATGtgatgggtattttttttttagcctttcaTTATAAAAGACAGTAATTATGCCAGGATGGTTTAATTGTATCAGTTATCAACAAAAAGCCAATTCAATCCTGGGCcaattttgagaaaatttgaTTTATACCAAAGATTAGTGTGCAGAAAGGCCTGTGGGTATTACTAAGTTAAAAATGACTAGACTTCCTAGGGCTTTCCAGACTAGACTTCCTAGTCACACGTTGGCCATCCTGATAATAGAACAACTTGGAGAGGTTTAGAGAAGGAGTTGCAGGGTGCTTCTTGGCTGTTACTTAGAGGAATTCTGTTTTTGCTCATCCTGATTTATATTAATTGAGCTTGAACTTTCTGTGTATAAAAAGAGTTGATGAACTATAGGGGATATACTGGATGTTTCTTGGTTTCTACCCCAACCCAGGCACTCCTAGTAACCAGTACCATTACTTGCAGTATTAGCTCCTCTACATGTCCAGTTGTTATAACTGATTTCTGCTTATCGGCCtggatgaactttaaaaaaatctatgagtAGATTATGCATCTCATCCAAAGGCTTCCAAGAGAAATGCTAAGCCAGGGAAAAGTATGTATGAGAAGTATTTATGATTGAGACTGAGTACACACTAGTGGAAACATCAAGTGATTTTTAGATGAACATAGGTGAACAGAAGCAGGATAAGTAGATATATGCGAGAATTGATTCCGTGTCTTGGTTCTGTCTCATAGGAATTGCTGTGAAGCTAATAACAGTAATCTCCTTagccatttcatttcttttgaatatcAGTTACATTCTATACACATCTGTTTTGTGTATCTAAAATAtgatgtaaaatatctcaatactCCAGTCCTAGATTCTATGACACCCGGTAGGAAGTCCCTTATGTTGCTTGGTTCTTTGATGATTCTGTATTCCTCATTATCATAGGGAGTTGCAGAAGAAGACGTTGCTGAGTGTTACCTAGTACTATGTTACTCCCCCAGTCTCATGTCCAGGGAAGGCTAATGGTTATTCTGTTGGCACGTAGTATGTTACAGTGAAACCCAGCCAGAGCCAGGTACTGAAGGGCATGTTCGTGCCATCCTGTTCAGGCTGTCACACCCCACAGATCCAGCAGGCTGTGGGCATCGTGGGAGCTGTCATCATGCCACACAACATGTACCTGCATTCTGCCTTAGTCAAGGTGAGCAAGGCCCTTATCTCAGTGGCCTCCTATGTAGTTGATGAGATCTTTTTCTTTAACTGCAAGTGACACAGCGTTAGTTTATAACTATCAGAGCCCTGAAGGAACAAGTTATTTTCCAAACCTGGACATTTATAATCTCTACATGCTTGAACTTGGACTCTTGTTTTTATGGCCAAACTGACCAGAGATTACTGGCCCCACAGAGAAGGTGGGACTAAAGTTCTTCATAAAAGGTCTGAAGGTACACCAAGCCTCttgtgtttaaatttaaaaagcacgaGTGGCCTTGTGGAAGTCAGGAGTACCGCAGTCCAACTAGGATTTTACTAGTAAGTCTTACATAATAATTTGCTGGGAGATTTCAGCAGCCTTTATAATTAGTATTATACACCCCGTAGAACTGAAATCAGGTGTTTATAGGTCAGTGGTCCTTCCAGCTACAATAACTGAGAACTCTGTAGTCACTTAGTCTCTGTTCTCTATTTGGGGTGTGCAATACCATCAAAGAGCATGAAGTTCTTAATTACTCAGTGAACTAGGATGTAGGTGAGTGTTAGATCTCTCACATTTCATCTGGTCAATTATTTACCCTCTGAATCTCTCAGCTGACTCCAACTCCTGAAATGCTACAAGGAAATTTGCTCCAACAGGTCAAAAAATAACTACTGGTATTATCTCTCTAGTCTAGACAGGTAAACCGGAATAATAAACAGGAAGTTCGAGAAGCCAATAAGTACTTTTTCATTGAATCCTGCATTGCTCTCTTTGTTTCCTTCATCATCAACGTCTTTGTTGTCTCAGTCTTTGCTGAAGCATTTTTTGAGAAAACCAACGAGCAGGTGGTGAGTAACAGGGTCATGGGTGGTAGTGAATGTGAGGGTAAAGTGGAGACTGTCACGTGGTAGGAAAATACAATGACATGGAGCTGGGGGGGGGAATAGATCTCTAGCCTCCCTGCTGTCCTCTAAAGTCACTGTGTACCAGTCAGACTCTACAATCTTGGGGCTGATCAAATCTAGGCCCATCTTTCTCAGCTTTTGATTGGGAGAAgtcaacaaatagaaaacagaaactgGGACTAAGacagaatttgttttgttttttatggagGCAGAGTCTTCTTCTGTCATCCAGGaatggagtgcaatggcatcatcatagctcactgtaacctcaaactcctgggctcatgtgatcctcctgcctcagcctcccaagtagctgggaccatagacATGTGCCACCTATACCGAACtaattattttaagttaatttctgtagagaaggggtcttggtCTGGTGCCCacgctggtctgaaactcctggcctcaagcagtcctcctgccttaccctcccaaagtgctgggattacaggcaagagccatcacacctgggctgttttgtcattttgatttctgtatcctctgttttttgttttttttgttttagagggAGTAAGTgaggttcaatttcctttttttttttttattgagacagagtctccctctgccgccatgggtagagtgcaatggtgtcatctttgctcactacaacctcaaactcctgggctgaagggatccttctgcctcgatctcctgagtaactgggattataAGCACACACCATGataactggctaatttttctatttttagtagagacagggtctcaactcttgcgcaggctggtttcaaactcctgagctcaagcagtcctctggccttggcctcccagagtgctagggattataggcttgagccactgcacctgctgTCTGTATTGTCTTGATTTCTAACTGCCTATGtggttttaaaagtatttttttttttttttgagacagagtctcgctctgttgcccgggctagagggccgtggcgtcagcctagctcacagcaacctcaaactcctgggctcaagagatcctcctgcctcagcctcccgagtagctgggactacaggcacgcgccaccatgcccggctaattttttctatatatttttagttgtccagctaatttctttctatttttagtagagacagggtctcactcttgctcagactggtcttgaactcctgagctcagacgatccacctgccttggcctcccagagtgctaggattacaggtgtgagccactgcacccggcctgccTATGTGGTTTTGATCACCATTTGTCTCCCATCCAAAAGACCTCTGACTGCTGTCTGCTTTGACTAAGGGCTATCTGTCTGGGAGTTCTCTCATGTTTGAAGCCTTCTTACAAGCCTTTCCTCCTGTCCTCATTTACAATGCCCCAGCATTTATGTATTACCATGCACACTCTTAACTCAGTAAAGATTTTTGATGACCTAGGGATGTAGAAAGATTATGGAGGAAGACTCCAAGTTATATTGCTGACCGTCTCTGCCCCCATCACAACCTGTCTCCAGCATTTTCCCTCCAGCCTGCCTCTCATACGTGACTGGGTATGATCTGTAGGAGAGCTCTTATCTGGTCCTGGCTTCTAAAACTAAAGTTGCTCCTGAACTGCTTTGGGTTCTAGGTTGAAGTCTGTCAAAATAGCAGCAGTCCCCATGCTGGCGTCTTTCCTAACGATAACGCAACACTGGCTGTGGACATCTACAAAGGGGTAAGCATGTTCAGATTTGTGATCTTTGCTTCTGAATCAATATTCTTCTCATATTATCTGGTCTTTTCTGTGAGTTTGCTTCAGATCTGAGCATATCTCCCCTGGGGTGTCATTTATTTCAGAAGTCAAGATGCCAGACAAGCATTTTGGATTACATGGGAGGGAACAGAGGATCAGCTGAAAAGAGGAATAGTACACCAGCATTTCTGAAACTCATGTTGATAGCATAGTGTTCTACAGGATGTTAATTGGGGTGCCTAAAGAAGTGTTCTTAGTAAAGTGCTCGTTGCTGGGCTCTCTCAGTCCCTTTATGCTGCTTATATTGTGATCCTCCAAGAGTAGAATATGTAGTACACCGCATTTCCTAGATTTCTTTGAACGTTCCCTGCCCTCCTATTACCATTTTCCAGCATAATGTGTTAAGGAATATATTTGGGAAGTGTGGTGTGGTGTAGACCACTTTTTTTTCAATACTTAAAACAGAGGAAATGAAGGCTTCAGAAgcttggaaaagagaaagggactAGGCTGAGGAATAAGGAGCATCTAGTAAAGTTTAGATTGAAAGCCTTTAGAATGAGGTCAGCACTTGAGCCGAGCTTCTGGGACAGGGCCAGGCACGCCTTGGTGTAGGTGGTGCATAgcaaagaagagggagaaatacCAGAGAGAAATGCTGTTTTGAGACTTGTCTAAATAGATTATTGACAtaaagatttctttcttccttgtctcTCCCAGGGTATTGTGCTGGGATGTTACTTTGGGCCTGCTGCACTGTACATCTGGGCAGTGGGCATCCTGGCTGCAGGACAGAGCTCCACCATGACAGGAACCTACTCTGGCCAGTTTGTCATGGAGGTACGTGTGGCATGGAATAGAGAGACACAGCCCTTTCTGTCACTTCTTAATCCCGTGATTCTGAGGTCTATCCTGAACCTCCCTAACCTTTCTCTGTTCCTTGTTCCAGACCTTAATCCTGCTCTGTATTTTCTTCCAGGGATTCCTGAACCTAAAATGGTCACGCTTTGCCCGAGTGATTCTGACCCGCTCTATTGCCATCATTCCCACTCTGCTTGTTGCTGTCTTCCAAGATGTAGAGCATCTAACAGGGATGAATGATTTCCTGAACGTTCTGCAGAGCTTACAGgtgaggagggagctggggcaaCTCGCATCCCATTTAGTCAGGCAGCATTATGTACTGTCCTTGGGTAATAAGCCTAGTGCTGGGTACTAAGCCTAGTGCTGGGTACTGGGGGGAAattgagaggaagaaagaggcacGGTCTGCAGTAAACGTATGTGAAATTCCTGGCATCCAAAAAGCTTTTAGAAATGGATTGGTGTTTTTAAGCCTGTTGAGTGGGAATTGTGAGCTTTACTGACGTGTAGAACACAAAATTACAGTTCATTAATCCAAGCTACCATTAAGTGAACATATAGGACACTGTGCTAGGTCCTGTAGAGGTTAAGAAGACAAGTCACATGCAAATATTGTAAAGACAAAAAGACACTTGGGATCTTAATTGATGCTAGGTGTATGACAGCTGTACAGATTCAACAAAATGCTTCAGCATGTCGGAATGATTATCATTCCTCATGGAGAAGATGAGGCAGGGTTCATGTTTCCCTTTCATTAGCCACATGGTTCTCTAGGGTGATATGAGGACCCCTGGTAGCCCCATCTGatcttacttctttcttttccagcttCCCTTTGCTCTTATACCCATCCTCACGTTTACAAGCTTGCGGCCAGTAATGAGTGACTTTGCCAATGGAATGTGAGTATTGTCCTCTTAGCTCCCCAGAGGGCATAGTGATATGTGGGAAAAGCTGTCATCATCCAAGAGGCCAGTGAGAAATGATTCACATAGGGGAGCTATATGCTTTGAGAGGCGATTGCTAGCTCCACAGCTCCTCTTAGGCTTACAAAATGGAGACTGTGAATGTAGCAAAGGAGAAAGCACATTTTTCATCTCAGGGGGGAAAAAGTTCAGCTTTCAAGCCTTTAACTCTTCAACTGCAGCCACTGACGTCTGAGGTACCTTAAttctttgttaatttattttaatgagaaaggTATAAGCTAGTACCTTTATATATATTCCTTTAAAGGATATATGGGTATTATTGCATTTCTAGGGACATAAATATTACGGATTATTTGGTGgtatttttcccctctttctccctATCATGGTCTACCTTTGGCCCATTTGACCTAAATTGGAACATAATAAAAACcaattttcacttcatttttaagTGCCTCTACCTCCTTTCCTGTTTACCCCATAAGatgcagtttccttttctgtgtatgGCTGGGTTGGACTAATCCATCAGTGACTGTGCTCATTCCTTTacagaggctggaggattgcaGGCGGGATCCTGGTCCTTATCATCTGTTCCATCAACATGTATTTTGTAGTGATTTATGTCCAGGAACTAGGTCATGTGGCATTATACGTGGTGGCTGCTGTGGTCAGTGTGGCTTATCTGGGCTTTGTGTTCTACTTGGTAAGTCCAGGCTGGAGGTGGTAGGGGCACAGGTTCCAGGGATGGCAGAAGTGAGACTGACTGACATTCAGAAGTGAACAGATCCAAAAGAGCACATAGCAATCTACCTGCAGGTTGTTGAGTCAATTTATATGGAGTTGTCAAATGAGCTATTTATGAAACAATATTTCTAACCATAAAACTCACGTTGGTTCCTAAGATCTGTCATTTTTTGATTTCTGTTACTTCTATATGGTTTCCATTCTTAATAATTCCTAACAGCAGAGTGTAGTATGTTTGAGGAAGTACAAGGAGGGTAGCAGTACAGAGGGCGGAGAGTAGTACAAGATGGAGCTGGAGAATGGGTGTGCAGTGTGATTTAGAGCTTTGGGGTGGGACACATGTGGGTGCACAGCCCAGCTCCActttaccacttactagctgacCAAGGAGAGAGATTCTCTCGTTGGATATTCTAGAGTCCTTTTTACAAAGCATGGTTATAAAACCATAGCTATAAGGAAAAGGTATGTAAAATTTATACACACATTATCAAAAAAATTTGTctaaattatgtcaaaatagtaatagtaattgTCTTAGGAAGGTGAGATTATGGATATAttctctgttttccaaattttctttaattttgcttACTTTAATGAAAAACAGCCAAAGCAACAACAGCAGCGAGTCCTTCTCTCTGCACTATACAGGTTTCTTTGAAAACTagaagggttagggataaggaaCAGCAGAGTTTATGCCATATCTAGTACAGAGAATGGCTAAAGATGGAGGGTGGAAACCTGCTGTTGATATGTAGAAGACTTACCTGGTCCCCATGCCAATATGCCACACGCTAGGTACTTGATTGAGAAAAATCACTTtagtaaatattgaaaaatactttGGATTGAtgtatctcttttcttcttcttcccagTAAACCTTGTGCACACAAAGATTGTGCTGACTCTATGATCTAGGGACTGACTTCAAGGAAAAACAAGGAACTGATTGTGTCCTTGACaggaattgttttctaaaattcacTGCAGAAGTTAGGGGAATCCTTTCATAACGCAAATTGGATATGAAGGTGCAAAGTTGTCCTCAGTCAGCCTGAGACTAGTGAGATTGTTGAAGACCCAGTTTTAGAGGTGAGGGCTGATTCTACAGCAGTATACTGCTGTTTAGCTCCAAAATAGGAGCTTCACAGAGCAGCTCAGGAGACTATGCCAGCTGGATTAATCTGTGATTCATTCTCCCCATTATAAGAAACGGGGAGGACTGGAGAAAAGTGGTCTTCAGGGAATGCCCAGTTGGATAAAAGAAACCCCAAGCACAAAGCAGTAGGACAGAGAGAACTCAGTATTGATAATAGTGTGGAGAAACTATGTGGAGGAAGACAGATTTCAGGATTGTTTGAAGGAAGAGTGGGGTTGGGACAATGACTTGTGCAACCTGTGGTGGTAGAAGAAGGGCAAAGCCGGATATTCAAGGAAGAGAACAGGTTTGCATTTGTGCAGCTGTATGAGCAGTCATGGTGGGTAAGAGGGCTCTTCAAAGAGCCTGGTGAGTGATGACCATATTTTATCTTTCAGAGTTGGCAATGCTTGATTGCACTGGGCATGTCCTTCCTGGACTGTGGGCACACGGTAAGCATCTCTAAAGGCCTGCTGACCGAAGAAGCCACCGGTGGCTATGCTAAGTAAACACTGGATTAGTCTGTCTGTCTCCTGCAGGTAGCCATCAGAGCCAGTGTGTTTCTATGGTTTACTGTGTGAACATAGCTCAAAGTATGTGCTGATGCACAGACTGCATTTAGGACTCAAGTGCTGGTTGGGGGAGACCTTCTTTCATATGTGTTTGAAAGAtggagttatttttcttttcttgatctcCTAACCTGGTAACTGGATTAGGTAGGATCTTTGAAAAGCTGACATTTGCTACTGTCATTCCAACACTAAACTCTTAAGTAGCTGCCTAAGGGCTATCTAGCTTGTTTTATCCCTTTGAGAGATAATCATCTGTGCATGATTCTTGACCAGGCcatatgtttcaaaaattttcagaaagtgcaaaacatttttcataatacaAACAAGAGAATGAGTATATAAGTTTTGTTTACCAAAATAGACTGGATTTTCAAAGGCAGATTAATTCTTCTTATGCATACCCTTTCAGTTATTGTAATCATACAAAAATCTCAACTAGGGTGGTCATCCAGATGAAGTATAAGTTTCTCAGTGGAAGTTAAAAGGGGTGAGAAAACAAAGAAGGTGAAAAATGGACAACTAGCAAAACTCCCCTGTAGGTGGTAGTTACTAATCACCTTTTGAAGATCTTCCTCAGAGATTGAAAGCTTATCAGCATTTTCTTGGGAGTCCTGATTTTAATAAACTTCGTGTTAGTATAGAGCTCTCCTGATGATATTTAGTCTTGAGCACATATAGTTGTAAAACCTTGACTTTCCTCCTCCAGGAGGGCGGTGATAGAAAAAGATGGCAGCATTTATGAACTGACATTCTCATGagattttgggggtggggagaaaagacTCACAGGAGGAAGAAGAGCCATCTGTTTTATTCCTAAAAGCCACGTCTCACCAGAATTCATCATGTTGTTCTGATGCAccactctgcctcctgcccaaGATGACTTGTCAGGCAAGTCTCAGGAGCTGTGGAGCTAATCATTGCaaagcctgctctctctctctctctctcagcaagTCAGTAGGTGTCACTGTGGTTGCAATGTTCTGTGTGTCAGCAAGGTTGAACTGGGCTACCTCTCTACAGCTGTTTCCTCAGAGGGAAAAACTTTGAGACCAGATGGTggagctctggagtcagaggaCATGGGTGTCTTCAGCGTGCAACTGCTATCCTTTAGCCACTTGTGACATTTTTACATGTGAAGCCTGAGACTGTGTGGTTATCTGAAATCAATCACATTTGTCTGCTGGAGATAAATAATCAAAAGTCTTCTATAGCCATTGACGTGGTGCGAACAGTAATGGGAATAGCATTGAAGGACTTCTCATTTTCGGAGCTTTCCTTCTGGAGTCCTGGCTGATTGATGTTCTCTGTTCATCTGAGCCCCCAAAGACATTATTACTGATACTTTGCACATAGTGAAAAGTTCAGACTGGATGGACTGTCTCTTACAAAGCATTAAGGGTACACTAGTGTGTTTTACTGACTAGACATTTTTCCTGGCCTCTCAAATAATAGAGTACAGAATCATGAATGACAATTCCCCTAACTGTTCCTCCTCATATCTGCCCCTCTCCCCCTACCACCATCATTCTCCAAACTGGTTGTAAAGGTATTCTGTGAAGATAATCAGGGACTGACATCTTAAGCTTTTGTCTGGCTGAAGTAGGTGAAGGCCGAATtggcagaaaaaaattcttcataaaaatatacGACAACATTTACCTTTGCTCAGGTCTGGGTGGATTCAATCAGTCTGAGATTCACAAACATTTAGGAACAAACCTAAAAGCTgctagtattctttttttttttttggtgagacagagtcttactttgttgcccgggctagagtgagtgccgtggtaccagcctagctcacagcaagctcaaactcctgatctcaagtgatcctcctgcctcagtctcccaagttgctgagactacaagtgcacaccgccatggctggctaattttttctatttttagttgtccaggtaattttttctattttcagtacagatggggtcttgctcttgctcaggctggtcttgtactactgagctcaagcaatcctctcaccttggcctcccagaatgataggattacaggcataagccaccatgcctggcctgctaGTATCCTTTTAAAGGTTATATATATGACTTGCAATGGTAGAAAATTTCTTCCCagttaaatgacattttataatacTGTGTGGTATTTTACAGTGTTCACAACACTACCATAGCTTATTCCATTTGATCCTCAGAGAGAGAAAGTATATTTCAACCAGTATGCTGGGTGCAATAAAAAACACGTAGAAATTTAAGTCCTCTATTCCACAGCATGTGTGGTGCTTTTTCACAGTGCGTTTGTATGGAATGTTTAAAGATATACAATTATACTTTATATTAATGAGTCCTTGTTCTCCTTATATGTCACATGAAATAATTGTGCTGCTACAATATACTAGAAATGAacagggggaagaggaagagcttCAGTTTTGCTCCTGTGAGGACCCATTAGTGGTGTT is a genomic window containing:
- the LOC123640372 gene encoding natural resistance-associated macrophage protein 2 isoform X1 gives rise to the protein MGKKQLKTEVAPQCELKSYSKNSGPQVSTMVLGPEQKMSDENASGDHGDTASLGAFNPAYSNSSLPQSREHSEEPFDTYFNEKIAVPEEEYSCFSFRKLWAFTGPGFLMSIAYLDPGNIESDLQSGAVAGFKLLWVLLLATIVGLLLQRLAARLGVVTGLHLAEVCHRQYPKVPRIILWLMVELAIIGSDMQEVIGSAIAINLLSLGRVPLWGGVLITIADTFVFLFLDKYGLRKLEAFFGFLITVMALTFGYEYVTVKPSQSQVLKGMFVPSCSGCHTPQIQQAVGIVGAVIMPHNMYLHSALVKSRQVNRNNKQEVREANKYFFIESCIALFVSFIINVFVVSVFAEAFFEKTNEQVVEVCQNSSSPHAGVFPNDNATLAVDIYKGGIVLGCYFGPAALYIWAVGILAAGQSSTMTGTYSGQFVMEGFLNLKWSRFARVILTRSIAIIPTLLVAVFQDVEHLTGMNDFLNVLQSLQLPFALIPILTFTSLRPVMSDFANGIGWRIAGGILVLIICSINMYFVVIYVQELGHVALYVVAAVVSVAYLGFVFYLSWQCLIALGMSFLDCGHTYHLGLTAQPELYLLNAMDADSLVSR
- the LOC123640372 gene encoding natural resistance-associated macrophage protein 2 isoform X2, which encodes MGKKQLKTEVAPQCELKSYSKNSGPQVSTMVLGPEQKMSDENASGDHGDTASLGAFNPAYSNSSLPQSREHSEEPFDTYFNEKIAVPEEEYSCFSFRKLWAFTGPGFLMSIAYLDPGNIESDLQSGAVAGFKLLWVLLLATIVGLLLQRLAARLGVVTGLHLAEVCHRQYPKVPRIILWLMVELAIIGSDMQEVIGSAIAINLLSLGRVPLWGGVLITIADTFVFLFLDKYGLRKLEAFFGFLITVMALTFGYEYVTVKPSQSQVLKGMFVPSCSGCHTPQIQQAVGIVGAVIMPHNMYLHSALVKSRQVNRNNKQEVREANKYFFIESCIALFVSFIINVFVVSVFAEAFFEKTNEQVVEVCQNSSSPHAGVFPNDNATLAVDIYKGGIVLGCYFGPAALYIWAVGILAAGQSSTMTGTYSGQFVMEGFLNLKWSRFARVILTRSIAIIPTLLVAVFQDVEHLTGMNDFLNVLQSLQLPFALIPILTFTSLRPVMSDFANGIGWRIAGGILVLIICSINMYFVVIYVQELGHVALYVVAAVVSVAYLGFVFYLSWQCLIALGMSFLDCGHTEGGDRKRWQHL
- the LOC123640372 gene encoding natural resistance-associated macrophage protein 2 isoform X3; its protein translation is MVLGPEQKMSDENASGDHGDTASLGAFNPAYSNSSLPQSREHSEEPFDTYFNEKIAVPEEEYSCFSFRKLWAFTGPGFLMSIAYLDPGNIESDLQSGAVAGFKLLWVLLLATIVGLLLQRLAARLGVVTGLHLAEVCHRQYPKVPRIILWLMVELAIIGSDMQEVIGSAIAINLLSLGRVPLWGGVLITIADTFVFLFLDKYGLRKLEAFFGFLITVMALTFGYEYVTVKPSQSQVLKGMFVPSCSGCHTPQIQQAVGIVGAVIMPHNMYLHSALVKSRQVNRNNKQEVREANKYFFIESCIALFVSFIINVFVVSVFAEAFFEKTNEQVVEVCQNSSSPHAGVFPNDNATLAVDIYKGGIVLGCYFGPAALYIWAVGILAAGQSSTMTGTYSGQFVMEGFLNLKWSRFARVILTRSIAIIPTLLVAVFQDVEHLTGMNDFLNVLQSLQLPFALIPILTFTSLRPVMSDFANGIGWRIAGGILVLIICSINMYFVVIYVQELGHVALYVVAAVVSVAYLGFVFYLSWQCLIALGMSFLDCGHTYHLGLTAQPELYLLNAMDADSLVSR